One part of the Phacochoerus africanus isolate WHEZ1 chromosome 7, ROS_Pafr_v1, whole genome shotgun sequence genome encodes these proteins:
- the LOC125131619 gene encoding vegetative cell wall protein gp1-like produces MLSSGLTSLLQRPFPKNTARSARPAGENRAAEAPGCPRQLGPGPARLWTCPSPSTHEAPVPQEGGAGLDHGVSWPGCSRIPGLRSPAAPPPPSRREGVRAAALGQQEEGSGEDAACPSLARASRPWRRGGRASEAGVTLLLPDPPAAAAAAAPSPPASGLRPPSSRPSSPSRPPPPILPAPVLPALLIRPLRPPASIPTRPVLPPQSPGLPASSAPSSPSSQPSGPHPPCPPRPPSAASPRPVSVLPPPPSRLSSSALFVLLPPSCPSSPSSRPPGSPRPPAPSSRPRPPRPPGSPRPPSLSSRPPAPALLVLPALLVLPPPSSWLSSSVLPVLPALLVRPPAPALPVLPALLVRPLRPLRPPAPALSVLPPPPSPSSRPRPLRPPAPVLSVLCVLPPPSSRRRTKWPPLRHLVCEAGAPRPRGPGPSPARFGLAAPGWAPASAWERRPWSPASPPRRRRLRPEEQQGEPRTVLESSVGVAPPPPPRTRFPARGAPTAGRAPGQPWAPGGQRGFRAGRGQRLALGGRPRFPRGPGNTVGESPDRCPAGPRALGASVLHAGPWLPSASARALCRREPGPGSAAASDPGGTGLQSCPQPEREHGERTPCPGPAPAVTAGPGRWPGSPPASGSREASALACRTRGCTRGRAGSYCPGALRPASDPRLPSSHISGQWHSVPDIRLGPEGATCPSRPHTPVPAGLAPPIPGLPGALPMGRHCGTRAGPAAAAAGRWQGDGPRLPSSLAQGAPFMLHRLSLPPTPDQTTAIPPGERRSVLSLPEPKARGPF; encoded by the exons ATGCTGTCCAGCGGCCTGACGTCCCTGCTGCAGCGGCCCTTCCCCAAGAACACTGCCCGCTCCGCCAGACCAGCCGGGGAGAACCGGGCAGCTGAGGCCCCTGGCTGTCCCC GCCAGCTCGGCCCTGGACCTGCTCGGCTCTGGACCTGCCCATCTCCGTCAACGCACGAGGCCCCCGTGCCCCAG gaaggaggggccgGCCTGGACCACGGGGTCAGCTGGCCTGGCTGTTCCCGCATCCCTGGTCTGAGGAGCCCCGCAGCCCCGCCGCCTCCTTCAAGACGGGAGGGCGTCAGGGCTGCGGCTCTGGGACAACAGGAGGAAGGTTCTGGAGAGGACGCTGCCTGCCCGTCTCTGGCCCGGGCCTCCAGGCCCTGGCGCCGTGGTGGCCGTGCTTCCGAAGCCGGCGTCACCCTCCTCCTTCCTgatcctcctgctgctgctgctgctgctgctcccagcCCTCCCGCCTCCGGCCTCCGGCCTCCATCCTCCCGGCCCTCGTCGCCctcccggcccccaccccccatcctcccCGCCCCCGTCCTCCCCGCCCTCCTCATTCGCCCTCTTCGTcctcctgcctccatccccacccGGCCGGTCCTCCCGCCCCAGTCCCccggcctccctgcctcctccgcCCCCTCGTCTCCGTCCTCCCAGCCCTCTGGCCCCCATCCGCCCTGCCCTCCTCGTCCGCCCTCTGCGGCCTCCCCCCGGCCCGTCTCGgtcctcccgcccccgccctcgcGGCTCTCCTCGTCCGCCCTCTTCGTCCTCCTGCCCCCGTCCTGCCCGTCCTCTCCGTCCTCCCGCCCTCCTGGCTCTCCCCGTCCTCCCGCCCCgtcctcccgcccccgccctccccgTCCTCCCGGGTCTCCTCGTCCGCCCTCTCTGTCCTCCCgtcctcccgcccccgccctcctCGTCCTCCCGGCTCTCCTCGTCCTCCCGCCCCCGTCCTCCTGGCTCTCCTCGTCCGTCCTCCCCGTCCTCCCGGCTCTCCTCGTCCgtcctcccgcccccgccctccccgTCCTCCCGGCTCTCCTCGTCCGCCCTCTCCGTCCTCTCCgtcctcccgcccccgccctctccgtcctcccgcccccgccctctCCGTCCTCCCGCCCCCGTCCTCTCCGTCCTCCCGCCCCCGTCCTCTCCGTCCTCTGCGTCCTCCCGCCCCCGTCCTCCCGGCGCCGCACAAAATGGCCGCCGCTCCGCCATCTTGTGTGCGAGGCGGGCGCTCCGCGGCCCCGAGGGCCTGGCCCGAGCCCAGCCCGCTTTGGCCTGGCCGCCCCGGGCTGGGCACCGGCCAGCGCCTGGGAGAGGCGGCCCTGGAGCCCGGCCTCCCCGCCTCGCAGACGGAGGCTGCGCCCGGAAGAGCAGCAGGGAGAGCCGCGGACGGTTCTAGAATCGAGCGTGGgcgtcgcccccccccccccgcctcgcACCCGCTTTCCTGCCCGAGGAGCCCCCACCGCCGGCCGGGCGCCAGGCCAGCCCTGGGCTCCCGGTGGCCAGCGGGGCTTCCGGGCCGGACGCGGGCAGCGCCTGGCCTTAGGCGGCAGG CCTCGCTTCCCGCGGGGCCCGGGGAACACGGTGGGCGAGTCCCCCGATCGCTGCCCGGCCGGCCCGCGGGCGCTGGGCGCCTCCGTCCTGCACGCGGGGCCCTGGCTCCCGTCCGCCTCCGCTCGTGCCCTGTGCCGGCGGGAACCAGGCCCGGGCAGCGCCGCCGCCTCCGATCCTGGGGGAACCGGCCTGCAGTCCTGCCCGCAGCCCGAGCGAGAGCACGGGGAGCGGACGCCTTGCCCCGGGCCGGCGCCGGCCGTCACCGCAGGGCCGGGCAGGTGGCCGGGCAGCCCTCCTGCCTCCGGGAGCCGCGAGGCATCAGCGCTCGCCTGCAGGACCCGGGG GTGTACCCGTGGCCGGGCTGGATCCTATTGCCCTGGGGCCCTCCGGCCAGCATCGGACCCCCGGCTTCCTAGCTCCCACATCTCCGGGCAGTGGCATTCGGTCCCGG ACATCCGCCTGGGGCCTGAAGGGGCCACCTGCCCATCGAGGCCTCACACACCTGTCCCCGCTGGCCTGGCTCCTCCCATCCCGGGCCTGCCCGGCGCCCTGCCCATGGGCAGACACTGTGGGACCAGGGCTGGGCcggcggcggcagcagctggCAGATGGCAGGGCGACGGCCCACGGCTCCCCAGCAGCCTGGCCCAGGGCGCCCCCTTCATGCTGCACCGCCTGTCCCTGCCGCCGACCCCCGACCAGACCACGGCCATCCCCCCAGGAGAGAGGAGGTCTGTGCTGTCCCTCCCTGAGCCCAAGGCCCGTGGACCCTTCTAG